A DNA window from Jaculus jaculus isolate mJacJac1 chromosome 1, mJacJac1.mat.Y.cur, whole genome shotgun sequence contains the following coding sequences:
- the LOC123457775 gene encoding disintegrin and metalloproteinase domain-containing protein 25-like: MDSASRESIKGQCCMQPNQRRIQEAGSPTTRSLLPLQDMVAVDEALLHIRISDLHLWLGIWFFLSAWPLSGHAQLHSSLEVVIPLRVSGTSRGMRSPGWLTYSLYFGGQKHIMQLRVKKFLISRHLSVFTYTEQGNLHEDQPFIPKDCYYYGYVDGDPESLVSLTTCLGGFQGTLHINNTVYEIKPKSPSSIFEHLVYKMDSGETEVPPMRCRLTEEDIARQMKLQESANSMLMQSDYKGWFTHRWFIELAVVIDHNRFIHLNGNLSNLVQEIFTIVNEMNSLFTSLDVNIVLLAIEVWNKGNPVPVDNIESLLGNFCFWKFISFSFRTHHDIAQVFVHKDYGIDIGYAYLSGVCHPNLNCGVITLILENLAMVALTATHEMGHNLGMKHDEHTCTCGQGGCIMSPVANNAWKFSNCSYSDFIEQTAKKTCMRNAPNESHIFSWSFCGNGFVEDGEECDCGSSMLCEEDPCCMVGCVLRYGAECAFGLCCKDCLFMPRGTMCRQRYNECDLPEWCNGTSHKCPEDVYVQDGSPCKDGGYCYEKRCNQRDEQCRQIFGKEAKSANQTCYREMNTRGDRFGNCGATSEKYLSCDISNILCGRVQCENVAEIPSMQDHSTVHWNHFNGVTCWSTDHHWGMPLPDVGNVKDGTGCGEDHVCINSKCVRKSIWRSDCSLDTCNRKGACNNKHHCHCDLGWSPPQCLIQGSGGSVDSGPPPERKPAENVTRTHNSVGMYVWIAFCFLLFCLLICLYIKVKLSPKRQESNVQTLPEAEKVDDEPWKEEYKVKTSDGTEEKITPNS, translated from the coding sequence ATGGATTCTGCCAGTAGAGAGAGCATTAAAGGTCAGTGCTGCATGCAACCAAACCAAAGGAGGATACAGGAAGCAGGTTCTCCTACTACCCGTTCTTTACTCCCTCTACAGGACATGGTGGCTGTAGATGAGGCCCTGCTGCATATCAGGATCTCAGATCTGCACCTCTGGCTGGGAATATGGTTTTTCCTCTCTGCGTGGCCCCTGTCTGGGCATGCTCAACTCCACAGTTCACTAGAAGTGGTGATACCCTTGAGAGTCTCTGGCACTAGTAGAGGCATGAGGTCTCCAGGCTGGCTAACTTATAGTCTGTACTTTGGGGGCCAGAAACATATTATGCAACTAAGAGTTAAGAAGTTTTTGATATCCAGACACTTGTCTGTGTTCACCTACACTGAGCAGGGGAATCTCCATGAGGACCAGCCTTTCATCCCGAAGGATTGCTACTACTATGGGTATGTGGACGGGGACCCAGAGTCCCTAGTTTCCCTTACCACTTGCCTGGGAGGCTTTCAAGGAACATTACATATAAACAACACTGTTTATGAAATCAAGCCCAAGAGCCCTTCTTCCATATTTGAACATCTAGTTTATAAGATGGacagtggggagacagaggtgCCTCCCATGAGATGTAGATTAACAGAAGAAGACATAGCACGACAAATGAAGCTTCAAGAGAGTGCCAATTCCATGCTGATGCAAAGTGATTATAAGGGCTGGTTCACTCATAGATGGTTTATTGAGCTGGCAGTAGTTATCGACCATAATCGATTCATTCATCTCAATGGTAATCTCTCCAATCTAGTACAGGAAATATTCACGATAGTTAATGAAATGAATTCCCTTTTTACTTCTTTGGATGTTAATATAGTTTTACTTGCCATTGAGGTCTGGAATAAAGGAAATCCCGTGCCTGTAGATAACATTGAATCTCTCCTCGGTAACTTTTGCTTTTGGAAGTTCATCAGCTTTAGTTTTCGTACACATCATGATATTGCACAGGTTTTTGTTCATAAAGATTATGGCATAGATATTGGTTATGCCTATCTTAGTGGTGTATGTCACCCAAATCTTAACTGTGGAGTCATTACTCTCATACTGGAAAACTTAGCTATGGTTGCACTTACTGCAACACATGAGATGGGTCACAATTTGGGCATGAAGCATGATGAACACACCTGTACATGTGGGCAAGGAGGATGCATTATGTCCCCAGTTGCCAACAATGCCTGGAAATTCAGCAACTGCAGCTATTCTGATTTCATTGAACAGACTGCAAAAAAGACTTGCATGCGCAATGCACCAAATGAATCACACATCTTCTCCTGGAGCTTCTGTGGGAATGGTTTCGTTGAAGATGGAGAGGAATGTGACTGCGGTTCTTCTATGCTGTGTGAAGAAGATCCATGTTGTATGGTAGGCTGTGTTCTGAGATATGGTGCTGAATGTGCCTTTGGGCTTTGTTGCAAAGATTGTCTATTCATGCCACGTGGCACAATGTGTAGACAAAGGTACAATGAATGTGACCTCCCAGAGTGGTGCAATGGAACCTCACACAAGTGTCCTGAAGATGTGTATGTGCAGGATGGGAGCCCTTGCAAGGATGGTGGCTACTGCTATGAAAAGAGGTGTAATCAGCGTGATGAACAGTGTCGCCAAATTTTTGGTAAGGAAGCCAAGAGTGCAAATCAGACTTGTTACAGAGAAATGAACACCCGAGGAGACCGTTTTGGCAACTGTGGTGCCACCAGCGAAAAATACCTAAGTTGTGATATCTCAAACATCCTCTGTGGCAGAGTTCAGTGTGAGAATGTGGCAGAGATTCCCTCCATGCAAGACCACTCCACTGTGCATTGGAATCACTTCAATGGTGTCACCTGCTGGAGTACTGACCACCACTGGGGGATGCCCCTTCCTGATGTTGGAAATGTGAAGGATGGCACAGGCTGTGGTGAGGATCATGTGTGCATCAACAGTAAGTGTGTTCGTAAGTCAATTTGGAGAAGTGATTGTTCACTAGACACCTGCAATAGGAAAGGAGCCTGCAACAATAAACATCACTGCCATTGTGACTTGGGGTGGAGCcccccacagtgcctgatacaGGGCTCTGGAGGGAGTGTTGACAGTGGCCCTCCTCCTGAGAGAAAACCTGCAGAAAATGTGACCCGCACCCATAATTCCGTTGGAATGTATGTTtggattgctttttgttttttgttattctgTTTGTTAATTTGCCTCTATATAAAGGTCAAATTATCACCCAAGAGGCAAGAATCCAATGTCCAAACATTGCCTGAGGCAGAAAAAGTTGATGATGAACCTTGGAAAGAAGAGTACAAGGTCAAAACTTCAGATGGCACGGAAGAGAAAATTACTCCAAACTCATAA